In Alkalihalobacterium alkalinitrilicum, a genomic segment contains:
- a CDS encoding zinc-dependent alcohol dehydrogenase, protein MKAVTFQGVKNIIVKDVKAPSIQKPDDIIVKLTHTAICGSDLHLIHGMIPNLQEDYIIGHEPMGVVEEVGPEVTKLKKGDRVIIPFNVSCGKCWFCEHDLESQCDTANDNGEMGAYFGYSGTAGGYPGGQAEYMRVPYGNFTPFKIPEDSEVEDEKLVLLADACSTAYWSVDNSRMKEGDTVIILGCGPVGLLAQKFAWLKGAKRVIAVDYVGYRLEHAKRTNNVEVVNFEDYENVGSYLHDLTNGGADVVIDCVGMSGKMTDIEFLASGLKLHGGAMSGLVMASQAVRKGGNIQITGVYSSRYNGFPLGDIFQRNVNIRTGQAPVIHYMPYLHDLIASGKVDPGDVVTHILPLDQAKHGYEIFDTKMDNCIKVVLKP, encoded by the coding sequence ATGAAAGCAGTTACCTTTCAAGGTGTTAAAAATATTATCGTAAAAGATGTAAAGGCACCAAGTATCCAAAAACCTGATGATATCATTGTCAAATTAACACATACAGCCATTTGTGGATCTGATTTGCACTTAATACATGGAATGATACCGAATTTACAAGAAGATTATATTATTGGACATGAACCAATGGGGGTTGTGGAAGAAGTCGGTCCTGAAGTTACAAAGTTAAAGAAAGGTGACCGTGTTATTATCCCGTTTAATGTAAGCTGCGGTAAATGCTGGTTCTGTGAGCATGATCTAGAAAGCCAATGTGACACTGCAAATGATAACGGTGAGATGGGAGCTTATTTCGGCTATTCAGGAACAGCGGGTGGTTATCCTGGGGGACAAGCTGAATATATGCGTGTACCATATGGGAATTTTACCCCATTTAAGATTCCTGAGGATAGTGAAGTAGAAGATGAGAAATTAGTGTTACTTGCCGATGCTTGTTCAACAGCATATTGGAGTGTTGATAATTCCAGGATGAAAGAAGGAGACACCGTAATCATTCTCGGCTGCGGACCAGTTGGACTTTTGGCCCAAAAGTTCGCTTGGCTAAAAGGGGCAAAGCGAGTTATTGCTGTTGATTACGTAGGCTATCGTTTAGAACACGCTAAGCGTACGAATAATGTTGAAGTGGTCAATTTTGAGGATTACGAAAACGTCGGTTCCTATTTACACGATTTAACTAATGGTGGAGCAGATGTAGTCATCGATTGTGTTGGAATGAGTGGAAAGATGACCGACATTGAATTTTTAGCCTCTGGGTTAAAGCTGCACGGTGGTGCAATGAGTGGACTGGTCATGGCGAGTCAAGCTGTACGAAAAGGTGGAAACATTCAAATCACAGGTGTTTACTCATCTAGGTATAACGGTTTTCCATTAGGAGATATTTTCCAACGCAATGTAAATATTAGAACAGGTCAAGCACCTGTAATTCACTATATGCCATACTTACATGACTTAATTGCATCCGGGAAAGTAGACCCCGGGGATGTTGTTACACATATTTTGCCTCTAGACCAGGCGAAGCATGGGTATGAGATTTTTGACACGAAAATGGATAATTGTATTAAAGTTGTCTTAAAACCATAA
- a CDS encoding spore coat protein produces MNDYLDPINSVGMPEQADSGIALDLLLTAKEAVRNYAIALTEAASAELRMTLRNQMELAIDYHEEVSKLMMKKKWFHPYNISEQKKLDLQAAQTAVDIAGLNLFPGNTNRKGLFPTPPQ; encoded by the coding sequence GTGAATGATTATTTAGATCCAATTAACTCGGTTGGGATGCCCGAGCAAGCGGATTCAGGAATCGCGCTTGATTTATTATTAACAGCAAAAGAAGCAGTTAGAAATTATGCTATTGCCTTGACGGAAGCTGCGAGCGCAGAGCTTAGAATGACATTACGTAATCAAATGGAATTAGCGATTGATTACCACGAAGAAGTATCGAAACTGATGATGAAGAAAAAGTGGTTCCATCCTTATAACATATCTGAACAAAAGAAATTGGACCTTCAAGCCGCGCAAACAGCAGTGGATATTGCCGGTCTTAATCTCTTCCCAGGTAATACAAATCGTAAAGGATTATTCCCTACCCCGCCACAGTGA
- a CDS encoding spore coat protein, whose amino-acid sequence MTNLLQNMAGMAAMTDQVIATDFLISAKAGVRNTTFALTEATTPEIRTALRKQLNDAIEAHEKIYQYLISRGYYHPSDLKEQLKVDLNASEIAMNLSN is encoded by the coding sequence GTGACGAATTTGCTGCAAAATATGGCTGGAATGGCTGCAATGACGGATCAAGTGATTGCTACCGATTTCTTAATTTCTGCAAAAGCAGGGGTCAGAAATACAACGTTTGCTTTAACGGAAGCAACCACCCCTGAAATAAGAACTGCATTGCGTAAACAATTAAACGACGCGATTGAGGCGCATGAAAAAATATATCAATACTTGATATCTAGAGGATATTATCATCCTAGCGATTTAAAAGAGCAGTTAAAGGTAGACCTAAATGCTTCTGAGATTGCAATGAATTTATCAAATTAA